From Cucumis melo cultivar AY chromosome 3, USDA_Cmelo_AY_1.0, whole genome shotgun sequence:
CTTCCTTTGTCCAATAATATTTGACTGTGATATTTATTTTTTGCAAGTTTTGAACATCCATCTTGATGTAGCCTTTGGTGTATGATGGATATGCACATTTCATAATTCAAAACGTGTCTTCTCAGGATCTCATGCAGATCTGGCATGTGTACGACCCCTTTGCATGTAACTTCATCTCAGTTGATTGCAAGTGAAGTCTTTCCTGCACCTGTAGTTAAGGCACTTCTCTATCCTGGAGCAGTTGTGAATGGGCTTGTCATGAACTTGACAGTTCCTAGCTGGAGTGATTTGTTCGACATCTATAATTTGACTAACATCAAGGAAGCCTCTGCCGTGACTGATCTTCAACGCTTGGAGGTTCTTGTTCTTGACCTCCTTGTTTACTTTTTTGGTTCAATTGGTAACCTTTGATCTGATACATGGTTGTATATCTTGGATTTAGGCCCTTATTTTGATAAAGCAAATTGtggtttattttaaaatttctcaaCGTGGTTAGCTAACTGGACAAGCTTCCTGAAGTTTTCTTTTGGAAACCATTTGGGAATCTGATAGACCATGTATCTTATTTATTCACATAAAGAGGGACATATCTAAGGGATAATTCGAGAGTTACCTATCCCTTCTGCTTAAGATTTTAACCAAAAAGTGCTCATATAGTCTATAATGTAAATGCTTTTTGCTAAGCGCCAACTGCTTCCCTAGCCCAAATAGTGGACCAGCAATACTATGTTAGAAGAGAGACTTTCTTGAGTCAAAAACACTGAAAAAGTGTGTCCAAGAACCTATCTCACTTGGGAGCATGAAAAACTAGGAACAAACACTGTTCGGTAGATGCAAATGATAAACCAGTTTGCCACCAAGCCAATAGGCTCATTGTCCTAAAATTGACCAATGACTCTGGGAACCGACGTATGACTTGGATGCTTAACCTGAGGTCCCTGGAGGTTTTGTTTTAACTTAGGATATACTTAGTCCTTGACTGCAAATCGGACTTCTCGTTGTTTGCTATATTCTGTTATACTCAATTATTGTTGCTGTTACTGCTGATACTCCTTCAAGGCCCCGAGCATAACTTCCCTATCATTTTGCTGCTGTTCAACTTCTGCCACCAGTGAGGTATATTGCGAAGGGATAACTTTGAGAATTTGCTATCCTCCTGAGCACCTGAGAATCCTTTTTAGAGGAATCTATTTGGACTGCAAGATAGTCTATTTTGTATCCTAGCTTGgtgttttatttcaaaatattgaTATCATCGTCGTGCAGAAATCCTTCTTAATTGAATAAGTCAATTGATTTAAATATTCCGTCTGATTACGTACATGTTTTTCTGTGATGCTGGACgtttgttttgttatttgttgAGAAATTTCTTACTGATGCACAAATCACTTCAAATGAATTGCAGCATTCCACTTTTGCTgttattaaacaaaaaaaaagaagaaaaaactctTTCGATCCTGTCATTGTTATTTTTCTCCAAGAGGAAAACTCTTAATAACTAGCAGTATTTTGAGGCTGTATTGAGTGACATGTTCCTTGGACTCAGGTTCTTGCGGGAAGCTATTTCTCAGTGGCTGGAGCATTTGTTGGTCTTTTGAAGCCTGGGAGGATGAGCATGTTCGGAACTCTTTTGGTAATTTGGGGTCTTGTTAAGGAAGGAATCCTGGGAAAACCTGTGAACACAGATTCTGTCAAAGCTGTTTATGTTTATCCTACAATGATTCTCGCTGTGATCTGTGCTTTCTCATCGGTTAAGTATGATGTGAAGAAGGTTGTTAGAGGTGCCCCTGCTCGACCAATTGCAAAGCCACTTCAAAGCTCATCAAAATCTAAGCTCAAGTGAGTCCAATTGTAATTTCCTTAGCATTATCtatgagtttttcttttattctctcCTGAGTACTCCTGACCACTTCCAAACATCATTTTATGCATATCCCAATATTCATTTTGTGGATCTATTAGCTGTGCCGTGAATTCGATCTACAACTTTCTTCTCAGATAGTTCTTTCCACCACCACTACCTCACTCTTCCAGCTTCAATTGCTAGAACTGCATATATTATACTTGATTGAATTATTTGGATCATGAAGAGAGAGGTCCCTCTCATTTCTCGTTCCTTCTTCTCTACAGCCGCTttgtaaaaattaaatatttcaaagGATCGATAAGGAATAAGAATATTTTATATAATGATAGTAAGGGTAATTGACATTCTCTAGTTATCCAAATATATAGAAGCTATCTCATGATCAATCAGGTGGAGAGTTAACAAAAACTTAACGATATGGAGGATTAAAGTATGcagtttttaaaagtttagggacaaaaataatattcaacctgattttattttaactattgttgaaaatatttttataaacatATCAAAATATCACTGTTCATTTATTTGTGATATAGTACTTTCTTATTGTCCATCATAAataatgatattttgttatatttataatgatattttgttatatttataaatattttcgttAATTTTATTGTGTTTGGAATTATATTTTTCTCACTCAATTAAATGACTTTTTAATAGAAAATGACTAAGCATTA
This genomic window contains:
- the LOC103488297 gene encoding uncharacterized protein LOC103488297 isoform X3 codes for the protein MATSTPSSTSTASKSWVRNLSSIASRVYFLLIILQIPLFRISCRSGMCTTPLHVTSSQLIASEVFPAPVVKALLYPGAVVNGLVMNLTVPSWSDLFDIYNLTNIKEASAVTDLQRLEVLAGSYFSVAGAFVGLLKPGRMSMFGTLLVIWGLVKEGILGKPVNTDSVKAVYVYPTMILAVICAFSSVKYDVKKVVRGAPARPIAKPLQSSSKSKLK
- the LOC103488297 gene encoding uncharacterized protein LOC103488297 isoform X1 encodes the protein MATSTPSSTSTASKSWVRNLSSIASRVYFLLIILQIPLFRISCRSGMCTTPLHVTSSQLIASEVFPAPVVKALLYPGAVVNGLVMNLTVPSWSDLFDIYNLTNIKEASAVTDLQRLEVLAGSYFSVAGAFVGLLKPGRMSMFGTLLVIWGLVKEGILGKPVNTDSVKAVYVYPTMILAVICAFSSVKYDVKKVVRGAPARPIAKPLQSSSKSKLNCAVNSIYNFLLR
- the LOC103488297 gene encoding uncharacterized protein LOC103488297 isoform X2; protein product: MATSTPSSTSTASKSWVRNLSSIASRVYFLLIILQIPLFRISCRSGMCTTPLHVTSSQLIASEVFPAPVVKALLYPGAVVNGLVMNLTVPSWSDLFDIYNLTNIKEASAVTDLQRLEVLAGSYFSVAGAFVGLLKPGRMSMFGTLLVIWGLVKEGILGKPVNTDSVKAVYVYPTMILAVICAFSSVKYDVKKVVRGAPARPIAKPLQSSSKSKLK